A stretch of Rhinoderma darwinii isolate aRhiDar2 chromosome 4, aRhiDar2.hap1, whole genome shotgun sequence DNA encodes these proteins:
- the COX7A2 gene encoding cytochrome c oxidase subunit 7A2, mitochondrial codes for MFRNIQALRQISQRTFSSSTRRPFQNKVAEKQKLFQEDNGIPVHLKAGTSDVLLYRLTMGITVFGTGYCLFEIFKASFPKKN; via the exons GCCCTCCGTCAGATTTCTCAGCGGACCTTCAGCAGCTCTACCCGGAGGCCATTCCAAAACAAGGTTGCAGAAAAGCAGAAGCTCTTTCAG gaggataaTGGCATTCCAGTTCATCTAAAGGCAGGGACTAGTGATGTCTTGTTGTACAGGCTGACCATGGGGATTACAGTCTTTG GAACTGGTTACTGCTTATTTGAGATTTTCAAGGCTTCATTTCCCAAAAAGAATTAA